Proteins from a genomic interval of Diaphorobacter sp. HDW4A:
- a CDS encoding histone deacetylase family protein, whose translation MQAFFDTDQLLHDPQQFMRLGRICHPTDVPDRAHALIAAVQQCGGSVNPPRDWGVEHLHLVHSADYIRYLSTAYTRWQALADVGKNPGIEVLPNLSPYSGVVPGERRVPCRTDSLVAQTGFYLGDLSCPLGPQSWRSILRSAHSAASAAQAVLDGASMAYALCRPSGHHAHHDRASGFCYVNNAALAAQMLAQQGGKVAVLDVDAHHGDGTQNIFYARGDVLTVSTHADTHDYFPFYTGYADETGSGDGLGCNLNLPLAHGSTTADFLPALDTAIERIARFAPSAVVLSIGFDTYRDDPISVLRFDFDAYQHVGERLRALGLPLVVVQEGGYMVEALGPGLTALMRGLQDADANTF comes from the coding sequence ATGCAAGCATTTTTCGATACCGACCAGCTGCTGCACGATCCGCAGCAGTTCATGCGGCTGGGCCGCATCTGCCATCCCACCGATGTGCCCGACCGCGCCCATGCGCTGATCGCCGCCGTGCAGCAATGCGGCGGCAGCGTGAACCCTCCGCGCGACTGGGGCGTGGAGCATCTGCATCTGGTGCACAGCGCCGACTATATCCGTTATCTGAGCACCGCCTACACGCGCTGGCAAGCACTGGCCGATGTGGGGAAGAACCCCGGCATCGAGGTTCTCCCCAATCTCTCCCCATACTCCGGCGTCGTGCCGGGCGAGCGCCGCGTGCCTTGCCGCACCGATTCGTTGGTGGCGCAGACGGGCTTTTATCTGGGCGACCTGTCCTGCCCGCTCGGTCCGCAGAGCTGGCGCTCGATTCTGCGATCCGCACACAGCGCTGCATCGGCAGCGCAGGCCGTGCTCGACGGCGCGTCCATGGCCTATGCGCTGTGCCGACCATCGGGCCATCATGCGCACCATGACCGCGCGAGCGGCTTTTGCTACGTGAACAACGCGGCGCTGGCAGCGCAGATGCTGGCGCAGCAGGGCGGCAAGGTGGCGGTGCTTGATGTGGATGCCCACCATGGCGACGGCACGCAGAACATCTTCTATGCGCGCGGCGATGTGCTGACGGTTTCCACGCATGCCGACACGCATGACTATTTCCCGTTCTACACCGGCTATGCGGACGAGACGGGCAGCGGCGACGGTCTTGGCTGCAATTTGAATCTGCCGCTCGCGCACGGATCGACCACGGCGGATTTTCTGCCCGCGCTCGACACCGCCATCGAACGCATCGCGCGCTTTGCGCCGTCGGCCGTGGTGCTGTCCATCGGCTTCGACACTTATCGCGATGACCCGATCAGCGTGCTGCGTTTCGACTTCGACGCGTATCAGCATGTCGGTGAACGCCTGCGCGCGCTGGGCCTGCCGTTGGTCGTGGTGCAGGAAGGCGGCTACATGGTCGAGGCGCTCGGGCCAGGCCTCACCGCGCTGATGCGGGGTCTGCAAGACGCGGATGCAAACACTTTTTGA
- a CDS encoding FadR/GntR family transcriptional regulator → MKFQPTNTQRLYREIAEQIRAKIEAGEFPVGTRLPAERDLAEMLEVSRSSVREAIIALEINGFVDVRGGSGVYVTSLLPRSPGNAAAQADEVDVGPFELLEARLLVEPDCAALAAQNATADQRRALRNVHAAMQLVQPVSEKAKGVGSAQYDRLLHGSIAEACGNAALASVCMHLWDLSERSPIFQRLDAHYVTQQDWTIAWGEHTRIVEAIVEGDAVRARHAMAYHLVAIMSRLRENPAWTA, encoded by the coding sequence ATGAAGTTTCAGCCTACCAACACGCAACGCCTGTACCGAGAGATCGCCGAACAGATTCGCGCCAAGATTGAAGCGGGCGAATTCCCGGTAGGAACCCGCCTGCCCGCCGAACGCGATCTGGCCGAGATGCTGGAGGTCAGCCGCTCCTCGGTCCGAGAAGCCATCATCGCTCTCGAGATCAACGGCTTTGTCGATGTGCGCGGAGGCAGCGGCGTCTATGTGACCTCGCTGCTCCCACGCTCGCCAGGCAATGCAGCGGCGCAAGCGGATGAGGTCGATGTCGGGCCGTTCGAGTTGCTGGAGGCGCGGCTTCTGGTCGAGCCCGATTGCGCGGCGCTTGCGGCGCAGAACGCTACCGCCGATCAGCGCCGGGCCCTGCGCAATGTGCACGCGGCGATGCAACTGGTGCAGCCGGTGAGCGAGAAAGCCAAGGGCGTGGGGTCGGCGCAGTACGACCGGCTGCTGCATGGGAGCATTGCCGAGGCCTGCGGCAACGCGGCGCTGGCGTCGGTGTGCATGCATCTGTGGGATTTGAGCGAGCGCTCACCGATTTTTCAGCGGTTGGATGCGCACTATGTGACGCAGCAGGATTGGACGATTGCGTGGGGGGAGCACACGCGGATCGTCGAGGCCATCGTGGAAGGCGATGCGGTAAGAGCCCGCCACGCCATGGCCTATCACCTGGTAGCCATCATGTCCCGTCTCCGTGAGAATCCTGCTTGGACGGCTTAG
- a CDS encoding Zn-dependent hydrolase produces MTTTTTVNVSGERLWDTLMELAQIGATPKGGNCRLALTDEDGQGRDLVTGWMREAGLRIEVDEVGNIFGIRAGRNNSLAPVMTGSHIDTQPTGGKFDGCYGVMAGLEVMRALQQADVQTEAPLALAIWTNEEGSRFVPTMMGSGVHCGIFGKEVALTARDIKGVTVAEALQSIGYAGRMPVGQLQPACYLEAHIEQGPIMEAENKTIGVVTGSLGLRWYDVTITGMEAHAGPTPMAMRQDALYAASSLMRSVIDIANLSRFAPDGRGTVGEVHVFPNSRNVIPGQVRFTVDLRHPLMHQLDAMEATFREAAATLAGEGKVRVEVVDVQEFPATPFAAHLVDAVEQSAEQHGMSHMRILTGAGHDAVYMARVVPTAMVFVPCEDGISHNEVENADPAHLEAGCQVLCDVMLAQAGVVQPD; encoded by the coding sequence ATGACGACAACAACAACCGTGAATGTCAGCGGCGAACGTCTGTGGGATACGCTCATGGAGCTCGCACAGATTGGCGCGACGCCCAAGGGCGGTAACTGCCGACTCGCGCTGACGGACGAAGACGGTCAGGGTCGCGACCTCGTGACCGGCTGGATGCGCGAGGCGGGTCTGCGCATCGAGGTCGATGAGGTGGGTAACATCTTCGGCATCCGCGCGGGTCGCAACAACAGTCTTGCGCCGGTGATGACCGGAAGCCACATCGACACCCAGCCCACGGGCGGCAAGTTCGATGGCTGCTACGGCGTGATGGCGGGCCTCGAAGTGATGCGCGCGCTGCAGCAGGCCGACGTGCAGACCGAAGCACCGCTCGCACTCGCGATCTGGACCAACGAAGAAGGCTCGCGTTTCGTGCCGACGATGATGGGCTCGGGCGTGCACTGCGGCATCTTCGGCAAGGAAGTGGCGCTCACCGCGCGAGACATCAAGGGCGTCACCGTGGCTGAGGCGCTGCAGTCCATCGGCTATGCGGGCCGCATGCCCGTGGGCCAGCTCCAACCCGCGTGCTATCTGGAGGCGCACATCGAGCAAGGCCCGATCATGGAGGCCGAGAACAAGACCATCGGCGTGGTGACCGGTTCGCTCGGCCTGCGCTGGTATGACGTGACCATCACCGGCATGGAGGCACACGCGGGACCGACGCCGATGGCGATGCGCCAGGACGCGCTGTATGCCGCATCCAGCCTGATGCGCAGCGTGATTGATATCGCCAACCTGTCGCGGTTTGCGCCCGATGGTCGCGGCACCGTGGGCGAAGTGCATGTGTTTCCGAACTCGCGCAATGTGATTCCGGGGCAGGTGCGTTTCACCGTCGATCTGCGCCATCCGTTGATGCATCAACTCGACGCCATGGAGGCCACGTTCCGCGAAGCCGCAGCCACGCTCGCGGGCGAGGGCAAGGTGCGCGTCGAAGTCGTGGACGTGCAGGAGTTTCCGGCCACGCCGTTTGCGGCGCATCTCGTCGATGCGGTCGAGCAGTCCGCCGAGCAACACGGCATGTCGCACATGCGCATTCTCACGGGCGCGGGGCATGACGCGGTCTACATGGCGCGTGTCGTGCCGACCGCCATGGTGTTCGTTCCCTGCGAAGACGGCATCAGCCACAACGAGGTGGAGAACGCCGATCCCGCGCATCTGGAAGCCGGTTGCCAGGTGCTGTGCGACGTGATGCTCGCGCAGGCGGGCGTGGTGCAGCCGGACTGA
- a CDS encoding glyoxylate/hydroxypyruvate reductase A — protein MNVNGETVVALLSRSLCMDYLAPAVQGAFAKIGEGVELRFVDTVRGTDALRDGAEVDVALCWEPQPGHWPLMPNVRLVHSVAAGVDHILEDPTLPAGVPLARIRDPHMASAMAAYVTWAVTSGHRGMDRYAAQQRSQTWVEHAVQPATQYPIGIAGMGTLGSHCARALAAIGYPMRGWSRSAPVKPVAGCEHFAGDAQRGEFLQGLKALICLLPLTEQTRGALNADCFAQLGNGAHVINVGRGAHLIESDLLVALDAGQLGLATLDAFNVEPLPANDAMWSHPKVRVTPHIATRTAPEVIAEQTVRHWQQVCAGEVPHHAVDRANGY, from the coding sequence ATGAACGTGAATGGTGAAACCGTTGTGGCTCTGCTGAGCCGCAGCCTGTGCATGGACTATCTCGCACCAGCAGTGCAGGGCGCATTTGCAAAAATTGGCGAGGGCGTCGAGTTGCGTTTTGTGGACACGGTGCGCGGCACGGACGCACTGCGCGATGGCGCGGAGGTGGATGTGGCGCTGTGCTGGGAACCCCAGCCCGGCCACTGGCCGCTGATGCCGAATGTGCGCCTCGTGCATTCAGTGGCGGCCGGTGTCGACCATATTCTGGAAGACCCAACGTTGCCCGCCGGAGTTCCGCTCGCGCGCATTCGCGATCCGCACATGGCGAGCGCCATGGCAGCCTATGTGACCTGGGCGGTGACGAGCGGCCACCGCGGCATGGATCGCTATGCCGCGCAGCAGCGCAGCCAGACTTGGGTTGAACATGCGGTGCAGCCTGCGACGCAGTACCCGATCGGCATTGCCGGCATGGGTACGCTGGGATCGCACTGCGCGCGCGCGCTGGCCGCCATTGGGTACCCGATGCGTGGCTGGAGCCGCAGTGCGCCGGTCAAGCCGGTAGCAGGCTGCGAGCACTTTGCGGGCGATGCGCAGCGCGGCGAGTTCCTGCAAGGACTCAAGGCGCTGATCTGCCTGCTGCCGCTCACCGAGCAGACGCGTGGCGCGCTCAATGCCGACTGCTTCGCGCAGTTGGGCAACGGCGCGCATGTGATCAACGTGGGGCGGGGCGCGCATCTGATCGAAAGCGATCTGCTTGTGGCGTTGGATGCGGGCCAGCTCGGACTCGCCACGCTCGATGCTTTCAACGTCGAACCCCTGCCCGCCAACGACGCGATGTGGTCGCACCCCAAGGTTCGAGTGACGCCGCACATTGCCACGCGCACCGCGCCCGAGGTGATTGCAGAGCAGACCGTGCGGCACTGGCAACAGGTGTGTGCGGGCGAGGTGCCGCACCACGCGGTCGACCGCGCAAACGGCTACTGA
- a CDS encoding DMT family transporter, with the protein MKAFSGLSTRTQGIVLFLGTLSLFAFYDAFAKAMLAHHSPVVMNLSRYVTTNLFAMCWLWQATRNNGLRAARILPMLRSPALWGRSVSIAIVGTAFMGALVTMPLAEATAIYFTAPLLMVALSSRWLGERVSRAQWCAVWLGFAGMLCIVRPGGSLPFFGSMLMVLAACCYAVFQLLTRVLAGKIPPAVQFAHMSWICMATTLLATLAAWPERWPSGAEWSVLAAGALASVAGQLLMLAAYRRVTASTLGPLNYLQLLLALAISSWWFGLVPDSLALLGTVLIAASGLYLACGFSGSKLTAKRLPEALRQNVVSTPTSSHEVSAYQHATPVPRDRRTDSRQD; encoded by the coding sequence ATGAAAGCCTTCTCGGGGCTCTCCACGCGAACGCAGGGCATCGTGCTGTTTCTTGGCACGCTGTCGCTGTTCGCCTTCTACGACGCGTTCGCCAAAGCGATGCTCGCGCATCACAGCCCGGTGGTGATGAATCTCTCGCGCTACGTCACCACCAATCTGTTCGCGATGTGCTGGCTGTGGCAGGCCACACGCAACAATGGGCTGCGTGCCGCGCGCATCCTGCCGATGCTGCGCAGCCCGGCGCTCTGGGGGCGCAGCGTGAGCATCGCCATCGTCGGCACCGCGTTCATGGGCGCGCTTGTGACGATGCCGCTCGCCGAGGCGACCGCGATCTATTTCACCGCGCCGCTGCTGATGGTCGCGCTGTCCAGCCGCTGGCTCGGCGAGCGGGTGTCGCGCGCGCAGTGGTGCGCCGTATGGCTGGGCTTTGCGGGCATGTTGTGCATCGTGCGGCCCGGTGGTTCGCTGCCGTTCTTCGGCTCGATGTTGATGGTGCTCGCGGCTTGCTGCTACGCGGTCTTTCAGTTGCTCACGAGGGTGCTGGCAGGCAAGATTCCACCGGCCGTGCAGTTTGCGCACATGTCCTGGATCTGCATGGCCACCACGTTGCTCGCGACGCTCGCCGCCTGGCCCGAGCGTTGGCCGAGCGGCGCCGAATGGAGCGTGCTTGCCGCCGGAGCGCTCGCGAGCGTGGCGGGGCAGTTGCTGATGCTCGCGGCTTATCGGCGCGTGACGGCCAGCACGCTGGGGCCGCTGAACTATCTGCAACTGCTGCTGGCGCTGGCCATCAGCAGTTGGTGGTTCGGCCTCGTGCCGGATTCGCTCGCGTTGCTCGGAACGGTGCTGATTGCGGCCTCCGGCCTGTATCTCGCCTGCGGATTTTCCGGCAGCAAGCTCACAGCCAAAAGGCTCCCCGAGGCTTTGCGACAGAATGTCGTGTCCACCCCAACGTCAAGTCATGAAGTTTCAGCCTACCAACACGCAACGCCTGTACCGAGAGATCGCCGAACAGATTCGCGCCAAGATTGA